Genomic DNA from Perognathus longimembris pacificus isolate PPM17 chromosome 6, ASM2315922v1, whole genome shotgun sequence:
gaattgaacccagggcttcatgcatgctaggcaagcactgtaccactaagccaccttccccgGCCCCTGGTATCAAGCTTTTACATCTTCACTTCTGTACTTTTTTCTTATGGCTTAGAAAAGTCGGGATATGCTTAAAAATcatactttttcatatttctttttgtttttcataaatcTGCTGCTTTATTATGTTGTAATTGTCAGAGCTTTTAAGAGTTAACAGattaaaaatcatgctaagttaaaatttatttactgtttgtttttataatgtGTTTTATAAAGACACATGTTTGATGTATACCTCTTCAAGAGTCTGAGCTGAATAAGATTTGCAGCTTTTACTTAGTATTGCCTATGATTAGGTGGTCTTCAGATAGTAGGTTGGTATGGCAAAATTCATCTGGTTTTCaaaatcttccttctttttttcctttagttttcctACTTCAAAATCAGCTTATCACTTTGGAGTTTTGTAACTTCAAATTTAGCAACTTCCACGGTTACAAGATGCCTCTTTCTTCTTAGGAGAGGAATCTCTCTTATCCACCTGCAGTTACAGTgtctctcctccttcccacccccttttttggtgccaatcctggggcttgaattccctgagctgtttttgctcaaggttagagctctaccacttttagccacagtgccacttccgggtttctgttggttaattggagacaaagtctcatagactttcctacctgggctagctttgaaccatgatcctcagatctcagagtcctgggtagctaggattgcaggcatgaaccacaggcatctggctccctatttaaaaaatagtcttTATATCTCATTCTCTtttacttcctctttcctccacTCATTGAACAATAGATTTGGGAATGTGACGTTCTGAAAATTCATGatgacttttctttcttaagtGTAGACAGgaggactttaaaaatatttattattattatattatatttttagtatccttaagtagttgtacaaaagggtttcaattcaacatgtcagttggtgagtacagtgcatcttgatcagtgttactcctttcatcattcccccacctctctcccaaATCCAATCTTCCTCTTTACtgagctccattttcacatttctACATGGAGTATCATGACTACATTCACCcagccttcctctcttcatttgcctGTCCCCTCTCATGGACTTCTAATCCTCCCCTGACAGATCATGTTCCAgattcctggcattcattttgttaaactgttaagttagttgttcaaaggagttacactataGGAATCCTCCCTTACATATATTATACTTTCATTaacatgtttgtgtatgtatgcatataaccCTATATATATTTTCTCTTACATGGAAGTCAGGTCTAGAACATGGGAGAACTTTTAAGTACTTCAAAAAGAATCTGATTATGAAATGAACATAATCATATTTCTACTCCTCTGTGAACACCCACACAACATATACACAAATCAGAAATCTAATTTTGGTGAGaggaagttttcttttgtttgaggcCCTATAAGTAACACATGGACACATAGATTATACCACTTTGGTCTCACTTGAAAAAATAGCTTTATATCCTAAGCCTAccataatatttatatttcagtCTTTGCTTTGGTTCCTGTCTAAGCTATTAGTTATATTTCCAGTTTCTCTGGACAAATTGGCATTGTTTAGCACACCAAAGGTAAGTACCTGGGGATTTGTAATtggctcctttctttctcttcttgatTGTGGGAGAGAGATGGGATTTGCAAACACTGCCCTCTTTTGATGTCCTAAAGATTGTTATTCGGGAGAAGAGAGGCAGTCCTTGTTTGTTTATACATTTAGAAGTTGATGAAACTTCTTTTGCTCCCTTGACTAGTGCTTGAATTAATTCTGTATTCCTTGAAAGTGATTTCCCAGAATGGTTGAAAAGAGAAGGATgataaatatttctttgaataaatCCATGCAGTGGATCATGACCAGAATGAAAACATGTCAGTTGCACAGCAAAATCATGGCATTTATATTTGCCCTTATGACCCTATCCTGTCTCCCACTTGCTCCATTTTCAATGAGATAAAGGTCTGTCACAAGAAGTACTTTTCTTTAATCTATGAACCAGAACCTGAATGAGTGGAAGCTATGAGAAGGCCAATCCTGGCTTCCTGTAGGAATAAATTCCCCAGGATCAGTGTGATCTAATGATGTACTGAATCGCAGTGGAGGTGGTAGTGAGTGGTCCAGTGCTGGAACTCATTAAGCCTGGATTCAATACACACCTCCGTCCTGGGCATGAGTGCTATAGAAAGAGTCCAAAACCATAGAAAGAGTTTGAACTACATAAGTGTTAAAGGAAGTCTACAGAAGGACCACTAAATTCACATCACAAAAAGATGTAGATGGGAGAAGAGGGTAAGGGAATAAAAAGTTTCTAGAGGACGGTGGTTACTGAATCTGTTGGACTTTGTGGTCTCTAAAGTAGAGAACCTCTCTTTGATCAATTCACACGGGTTCAAGTTAGAGGAGAGAAAGTCTTACACATGAAGTTATTGGTATTTATTTGTGACTTTATCTCCCCCCAttctggtactggaacttgaattcagggccttgctgtcttggtttgttgttgtttttcctttttcactcaaggttgacatGAGACTTCATCTTTCTTTAAGTTTTGTAGTCATAAAAATTTAGTTTCCATGCTAAATGAACTTGTAATCTCATGGGCAAGAGAAGCTGCTTAGAATAAAATCACGGCTAAGCACTGAAGGGAGCACGCATGTGCATACCAGTAGCAGCTGGGTGGGACCATCCGTTATTTTATTCTTGCTATCTGCATCAATCTTCCACAATGCTATCAGATCCAGTGTGGACCCTGCCACTGTACTGTTTAACCATCAGGTGCGTGCACATGATAAAGCCCCAGAGCCTGCTTATGACACGAATAGGCCTCAGGTGCTCGTACTAGCTACCTCTCTAACTTTCCTTTCCCTCATTATTCACCTACATTTGAATCCCTCTTCAGAGATGGAGTTAAAAAAATTACCCCAGACTATttaccctcttctctccctctttttccttcttacattttcttatttcttgcctTAGTATCTactcatgttttttaaaaaaattatctgaaaTACCTTCCCCTCCTTTTTGATTTTTCGTTTCTCCATAGCAATGTTGTTATCCTAGCATTGCTTCCTCCATGAATTATTTTCTCCAGATCAAATTAACCAGCATTCAGCTCATTGGTGTACACATCCCTTATGAAAGACTATAGTATAGGCTTCTTAAAATGATGGCCTGGTTCTCTATGACCTGATAGCAGCTGTAATTAATGTAATACCATCTTTATACGAGACACAGTACATGGTTGCTCAAGAGCTAAGGGCCTCCATTAGTCAAGGAGGCTTCATGGGAGAAGTGGAACATACACTCGGTTCTTGATGATTTTATAGCAGCAGTGGGCAGAGGAGTTGAAAATGGGGATTTAGGATGCTAGAATTCATTATATGATAGAAGTGGTAGATGGGATTAATAGGCTAAAGGATTCCCAAGGTGAAAATTGTGCATTTGGTTAAACTCTTCTGAGGGTAGAAGAATATACATAATAGAGGAGTAGGATGAGAGATCTGGGGCAGGGGTGGCAGTCCCTAGAGGGGACAGACAGACGAGAACTTGCATAAGCAACTCTCATTTTGTAGACTCACTTTGATCTGCTTCACTTTATCCCTATTGATTTTAGGCTTGCTATAGAGGCACGTTAAAATTCTTCAATGACCGGCAAGTAAAACTTGGATGACTCATATGGAAAGTGTCTTCACAGGAAACCGGACCATTACCAGATTTATCCTCCTTGGCTTCCACAACATTCCTGAGCTTCACCTCCTTTTCTTTATTGTGTTCACTGGTGTCTATGCTTCCATCATCATTGGAAATATGCTGATTATTGTGGTAGTGGTCAGCTCCTCAAGACTCCACACACCCATGTATTTCTTTCTGGTTAATCTGTCTTTCCTGGAGATCTTGTACACCTCCACCGTGGTGCCAAAGATGCTGGAGGGCTTCCTGCGGGAGGCAGCTATTTCTTTGGCTGGTTGCTTGCTCCAGTTCTTTATCTTTGGCTCTCTAGCTACTGCAGAATGCTTTCTGTTGGCTGTGATGGCCTATGATCGCTACCTGGCAATATGTTATCCACTCCGCTACCCATTTCTGATGGCGCCTAAGTGGTGCTTGGGGCTGGTGATCACATCCTGGCTGTCTGGCTTTATGGTAGATGGACTGATTGTGGCTCTGATGACCCAGCTGAGGTTCTGTGGCCCCAACTACATTGACCACTTTTACTGTGACTTCATGCCTTTGGTAGGCCTGGCTTGTTCAGATCCCAGAGTGGCTCAGGTGACAACATTTGTCCTTTCTGTCGTCTTCCTCACAGTTCCCTTTGGGCTAATCCTGACATCTTATGGTCAGATTGTGGTGACTGTGCTGAGAATTCCCACCGGGGCCAGCAGGAGGAAGGCTTTCTCTACGTGCTCCTCTCACCTTGCTGTAGTGACCACATTCTATGGAACCCTCATGGTCTTATACATCGCACCCTCTGCTGTCCACTCCCAGCTCCTCTCCAAGGTCTTTGCTCTGCTCTACACAGTGGTCACCCCCATCTTTAATCCTGTGATCTACACGTTAAGGAACAAAGAGGTTCATCAAGCTCTACAGAAACTCCTCTACCTTAAAAACAATTGAAATGTGATGAAAGGTAGGGCATGAAGATTTTAGTGTGGACTTGGGACATTTTGATTAGGAAGTCTCCTGGGATTCGGTGAAAAGGAAtaacttcttttgtgtgtgtgtgcgtgtgtgcgcgtgtgcacgtgtgcacacacgacAGTCCTACAGCTTGGACTGtagccctgggcactgtcactaaatttttatgctcatggctagtgctctaccatccgAGCTACATgtatggcttttttgttggttgaatggatataacagtctcatagactttccttccagggctggctttgaactgtgatcctcagatctcagcttcctaagtagtgaggatcacaggcatgagcctctggtgccagtcttattttgctttgttccattggtctataGGTGAGCTATTCTGCCATTGCAAGAAAAGTTGAGAAAAGCAGGATAATTTTAAAGTGCTAgttaaaaaagttatttaaacttcttttatttctgtattgtatattctgtattttataaATGTTACCCTGAAACAATCATATACTACATAGATGTATTTAATTATTATACTGTGCTCCATAATATAtgcagtaataataaaataaatgaaacagtaaTACTGAAACAAATCTACAAGTGTTGCTTATTTTATTGTTGTATGACAtttcattatctatctatctgtctatctatctatctacctatctatatatctatctctcATCTACCTTGccaaagctctgtgtgtgtgtgtgtgtgtgtgtgtgtgtgtgtgtgtgtgtatgtgtgtgtatgctggtgccagggcttgaacttggccttatACTCTTgcctagcttttgtttttgttcatgggTGACACTCTAACACTTTACCcagtctggatttttgctggttaattggagataattaggATTTGTCTTCAAGGGTTGGGTccaaaccactgtcctcagattagcctccttagtagctaggattacaggcagaagccattgATGATTGACTATGAACAACTTCAACATTGTGTACATCCATGTTTTCCTATAACACATTTTTAGGATATAAATTGCTAGGCATAAGGATAGGTACATTTTAAACAAGTTTAGAAGTAAATTCACTTTACttaggtattttaaaaaaatttattgtagaaAATGTGAagtgaatattttgtttttagtttttattgcaGAAAAATCCGAATGCAAACAAAAGTAGAGAGAATAGCATAGCAGATTCCCATTAATgaattaatcttatttatttgagacaaggtcttactatgtagtccaggctggcctggaactcactatgcAGTCCACCTCAGCCTcaatttttctgccttggtttcctGAAAGTTGGATGAATCCTCATTTTAAATGGGGACCTAttatctgtcatctgtctgtctatctgtctgtctatctatctttctatgtatctatcatctattgaaATAGAGACAGAATCAAAATTGAATATTTTTTGAAGCAAAGATATGCttggttagattttttttaaagaattgaatGACATCATAAAACACAGAGTTCTTGGTTGCTATAGTTCTAATGACTTAATTTACATTGCTGGTCAGTGAGGTGAGGTGAGATTAGCTGGATCTATTTATTCTCATCTTCCAATTAACTTTTACAACCCAATATTATtgaacctaatttttttttatcacctgtTGATAAAAGGTAATGATAGATGCCTAGATTTTTAAAGTGTATTTTGGCTTAATGTGTGGTATATATTTCAAAGTTGCTTTTGTAAAATCTTGTTTAAGAAGTTCTAAATAAGACAGCTTCTGACTATATAGTGTGAAAAAGTGTGAAGTTAGAATTAAAAGGAAACCAgcttctagccaggcactggtggctcacacctgtaatcctagctaccaaggaggttgagatctgaagattgtggttcaaatctagcccagggaaggaaagtccttgagactcatctccaattaaccaccagaaaactggaagtggagctgtggcttaaagtggtagagtgctagccttgagtgaaaagctcaggggacagtgcccaggtgctgggtTTAAGCTCCACGACCAGGGGAAAAAGTGAAGAAGAGAAATCAACTTTTAAATGGAGCAATTGAAAAGAGAATCCAGTATAAGAGGTGAGGAATAGTCTTCGTAGGGCTGGGTTTATCTAACGTATGCATCAAGTTATATTTCTGAGTTATATTAATCATCAAGTAATCAGATCTTGTAATTCACAACATAAGTGGAATATAAGGGTTAGTACTACAACATGTGGTCTGTGCTTTggtataatacataaaatatgttCGAAGACAAGTTGGAATATGTTATAGTTCCTGAACTAGTTAGTGTACATTCTCTTTAAAATGCAATGCGACAAGTATGTCTGTTTCACCTTTTGCCAGTCTATTTGAAAGAAGAATTCATCCTTTGAGTGATGAGTTAGCCACTTTAGGTCTTTGAAACAAACttaacacacacagacatatgaaagaaatattttaaaatcctgttaccaaagaaagaatatttttccaAAAATCCTAGCTTTTTCCATTGTTCAATTCTTAGCCATAGAATCAAACTCATAGCACAAGTGTACACATATAAAACACTCTGAAAAGTGAAGGATTTAAAGTGGGAAATTGCATTGGcccagttttctttctcttcttatgtCACAGTGAAGCTGTTGGGATTGTATGGAAGGTGGGGACTTCCTTTCATGACATCAGAGATGGCATAAAGATAATAATGAGgatctatcttaaaaaaaaattgtccttcatggggcttgaactcagggcttgggcactgcccctgagctatttcactcaaggctaacactctaccacttgaaacacagctccacttctggctttttggtgcttaattgaaggtaagactcTCTTAGAcgttcctatctgggctggctttgaactatgatcttcagaccttagcctcctgagtagctgagttacaggcacgaaccaccatTGCCAGCCCGGCATTCTTCCCATCAGACCATATAATGTTTGGTGAAGACTGTGGTGCTAACTGACTCCTTTGTAACTGTAGCACTGTGCAGCCACCCTTCCCAGTGCTCTTGTTTTGGGAATGACTCCTAATCCAAGGAGTTTTCCATGGCCAGGGTCCTTTTCAATGCATTCTTCACATCCTTATTTCTCAGACTGTAAACGAAAGGGTTCAGAGTGGGAGTTACCATGGTGTACATGATAGCAGCCACCATCTCCCCAGAGGAGTGTGAAGTTGAGGGGGGCTTCAGGTAGGTGGCAAAGACTGTGGTGTAGAAGAGGATGACCATGGAGAGGTGGGAGCTGCAGGTTGCCAGGGCTTTCCTTTTCCCCTGCGCTGACGGAACCCTAGCCACAGCACGGAAAATATGGACGTAGGAACTTACAATGCAGAGGAGAGCACCGATGCCTAAAAGTCCAGCCAGAGCCATTGTCAAGTCCTCGTTGAGACGGGTATCCGAGCAGGAAAGCAAGAAGAGTGGCcccaaatcacagaaaaagtgagaAATCTCTTGACTCGTATGAAAAGATAGCTGGGATAGCAACAAGGTATGGACTAGCGAGATGCAGTGGGCCACTCCCCAGGACCCACCAACCAGCACCCCACATCTATAAGGAGTCATGAGGAGTGGATAGTGCAGTGGGTGGCAAATGGCAGCGTAGCGGTCCATAGCCATGATGGCCAAAAGCAGGTTGTCCATGTCagcaaaaacagcaaagaaatacAGTTGGGTCAGACACCCAGAGAATGAGATCGCTCCATTGTGGGTCCATAAATCCTCTAGCATTTTAGGGACTGTGCTAGTGATGAAGCAGAGGTCTACCAGGGAGAGCTggctgaggaagaagtacataggAGTATGGAGGCGGATGTCAGcaccaataaccagcaaaagcaatAGGTTCCCTAGGAGGCCGAGCACATAGAGAGCCAGGAAGACACTAAAGAGCAATTGCCACTTGTCTGGATAGCTGAAAAACCCTGAGAGGACAAAGTCAGGAGTCTGGCTGCAGTTCATTGTGGCCCTTGCTGGGTTTCAAGACAATTAGTGTGAAGAGGATTCACTCAGTATGGACACTGAGGTGGGCAGCAGCCTAGATTCTGTTTCTTTGTGATAGAGTCCTTCATATCATCAGCTAAGAAGTTAAAATATCAATGCGAGGTATAAGAGTTGGACTTCACGAAGGATGGTTCAtcgaggagacaggagacagtaCAGTGAAAGAACAGAGGCTTCCTGGAATCCCTTGAAGTGTGAAGAATCTGTGTGTGTCAGTCTATGTATTATGAGATGGGATATGAACTTGTTTGGCAATCTCTTTTTGACCaagatcctctttttttttgtggccagtcctggggcttgtactcaggggtctggtgttgtccctgagcttttgtgctcaaggatagttagtgctctaccacctgagccacagctccaatttggattttttttttgtggttaattggagataaaaatctcatggattttcctgcctgggctggctttgaactggaatcttcagatctcagccttctgagttgctaggattttaGGATTCCTTTGAAACAGAGGCCATGTATTAGTACTTACTTTAGTGCTTAGCACATAGGAGGAGCTTAAGAAATGTTCCTGCTTATCTATGTATCAACTACTGTAGTTGAAGTTATACATAGACTACTGGTAGCAGTCTAGGTGGTTTATCATCGTCACTGTTGTCCCATCTCATAGATTGCCCAATATGTAGTCAGAATCatcttttctaaaaagaaaatataaccatTTTCCTTGTTTACTTAGAAGTAGATACCTGAGCtggattctggtggctcatgcctataatcttagctacttagaaagccagccaggaagaaaaataatcttagtgactctcttctccaattaattaaccagcaaaaagttggaatggAGGcttagctgaagtggtagaatgtcagccataAGTAAAaagagcttgaggccttgagtttaagccccagtattcacacacacacacacacacacacacacacacacacacacacacctctgtgcatgttcatacacacacatacacaagtatCTGTGTAAccatttcttttatgaaaaatTTACAGTCCCTACTATGGCTTAGGAAACTCAGTTCCTTCTTTTGGTTATTAGATCTACCTTTTATATCCTGTTTCTGTGCCTTCATAGATTGTCACAGTtgtaatataagtatatatgatgCCATTACTTATATATAACTTGAATATTTATTAAGGTTTCTAAGTTAATATTTGTCTCTTTCTTAAGGCAATATAGCCAAGACTggacctagggctgggaatatggcctagtggcaagagtgcttaccttgtatacatgaagccctgggttcaattccccagcaccacatatatagaaaacggccagaagtggctctgtggctcaagtggcagagtgctagccttgagcaaagagaagccagggacagtgctcaggcccagagtccaaggcccaggactggaaaaaaaaaaagactggacctagattttcttgctttttgtatCCCTAGTGCCTGATGTACAAAAGACAGCCACCAAACGAATAAATAACTGAGACTGAAGAATCTACTGAAGGAAAAGTTTGTCCCATTGAAATAGTTACCTTCTGTTTCAACATTTCAAT
This window encodes:
- the LOC125353536 gene encoding olfactory receptor 11A1, which produces MESVFTGNRTITRFILLGFHNIPELHLLFFIVFTGVYASIIIGNMLIIVVVVSSSRLHTPMYFFLVNLSFLEILYTSTVVPKMLEGFLREAAISLAGCLLQFFIFGSLATAECFLLAVMAYDRYLAICYPLRYPFLMAPKWCLGLVITSWLSGFMVDGLIVALMTQLRFCGPNYIDHFYCDFMPLVGLACSDPRVAQVTTFVLSVVFLTVPFGLILTSYGQIVVTVLRIPTGASRRKAFSTCSSHLAVVTTFYGTLMVLYIAPSAVHSQLLSKVFALLYTVVTPIFNPVIYTLRNKEVHQALQKLLYLKNN
- the LOC125352195 gene encoding olfactory receptor 1361-like; translation: MNCSQTPDFVLSGFFSYPDKWQLLFSVFLALYVLGLLGNLLLLLVIGADIRLHTPMYFFLSQLSLVDLCFITSTVPKMLEDLWTHNGAISFSGCLTQLYFFAVFADMDNLLLAIMAMDRYAAICHPLHYPLLMTPYRCGVLVGGSWGVAHCISLVHTLLLSQLSFHTSQEISHFFCDLGPLFLLSCSDTRLNEDLTMALAGLLGIGALLCIVSSYVHIFRAVARVPSAQGKRKALATCSSHLSMVILFYTTVFATYLKPPSTSHSSGEMVAAIMYTMVTPTLNPFVYSLRNKDVKNALKRTLAMENSLD